One Malus domestica chromosome 11, GDT2T_hap1 genomic region harbors:
- the LOC103410568 gene encoding pentatricopeptide repeat-containing protein At1g62350-like isoform X1 yields the protein MSASLAAFERPLRPAASNTQVFKSGPLFISSKVQKCCFLNAFFWREILMPSPESSECNALYRPCNLNVMLRLVQNLVRRSSPTTPALSPSPPYLDFSVHLLLQNTCLQRYFSGGSKASASRPSLSIWRRKKEMGKEGLMVAKELKRLRSQPLRLDHFIRSHVSRLLKSDLLAVLAEFQRQDQVFLSIKIYDVVRKEIWYRPDMFFYRDMLMMLARNKKVDEAKKVWGDLKREEVLFDQHTFGDIMRAFLDSGLPLEAMEIYGEMRQSPDPPISLPFRVILKGLLPYPELREKVKDDFLELFPDMIVYDPPEDLFEDKEWKRESEDDD from the exons ATGTCCGCTTCTTTAGCTGCTTTTGAGCGCCCCCTTCGACCTGCTGCTTCTAACACG CAGGTGTTCAAGAGTGGCCCACTTTTCATATCTTCTAAAG TGCAGAAATGTTGTTTCTTAAATGCTTTCTTCTGGCGGGAAATTCTGATGCCATCTCCAGAGTCTTCAGAATGTAATGCACTCTATCGACCGTGCAACCTGAATGTAATGTTACGCCTGGTTCAAAATCTTGTTCGAAGAAGCTCACCTACAACCCCTGCACTCTCACCCTCACCCCCCTATCTCGATTTTTCAGTGCATTTGTTGCTCCAGAACACTTGCTTGCAACGTTATTTCTCTGGGGGGTCAAAGGCGTCGGCGTCACGCCCTAGTCTCTCCATATGGAGGCGCAAGAAAGAGATGGGGAAGGAAGGTCTCATGGTGGCTAAGGAGCTCAAGAGGCTCCGCTCTCAGCCTCTCCGCCTTGACCACTTCATTCGCTCCCATGTCTCCCGCTTGCTCAAGTCCGATCTCCTCGCTGTTCTCGCCGAGTTCCAGAGACAAGACCAGGTCTTTCTCTCTATCAag ATATATGATGTGGTTCGTAAAGAGATTTGGTATAGACCGGACATGTTCTTTTATAGGGACATGCTTATGATGcttgcaagaaacaaaaaggtgGATGAAGCAAAGAAGGTTTGGGGAGATCTGAAGAGAGAGGAAGTTTTATTTGATCAGCATACTTTCGGGGACATCATGAGGGCTTTCCTAGATAGTGGTTTGCCCTTGGAGGCAATGGAGATATATGGTGAAATGAGACAATCACCTGATCCTCCAATCTCATTGCCGTTTAGGGTAATATTGAAGGGCCTCCTCCCGTACCCAGAACTGAGGGAGAAGGTGAAAGATGACTTCTTGGAGCTATTTCCTGATATGATCGTCTATGACCCACCTGAAGACTTATTTGAAGACAAAGAATGGAAAAGAGAGAGTGAAGATGATGACTAA
- the LOC103410568 gene encoding pentatricopeptide repeat-containing protein At1g62350-like isoform X4, with amino-acid sequence MIQQVFKSGPLFISSKVQKCCFLNAFFWREILMPSPESSECNALYRPCNLNVMLRLVQNLVRRSSPTTPALSPSPPYLDFSVHLLLQNTCLQRYFSGGSKASASRPSLSIWRRKKEMGKEGLMVAKELKRLRSQPLRLDHFIRSHVSRLLKSDLLAVLAEFQRQDQVFLSIKIYDVVRKEIWYRPDMFFYRDMLMMLARNKKVDEAKKVWGDLKREEVLFDQHTFGDIMRAFLDSGLPLEAMEIYGEMRQSPDPPISLPFRVILKGLLPYPELREKVKDDFLELFPDMIVYDPPEDLFEDKEWKRESEDDD; translated from the exons ATGATCCAGCAGGTGTTCAAGAGTGGCCCACTTTTCATATCTTCTAAAG TGCAGAAATGTTGTTTCTTAAATGCTTTCTTCTGGCGGGAAATTCTGATGCCATCTCCAGAGTCTTCAGAATGTAATGCACTCTATCGACCGTGCAACCTGAATGTAATGTTACGCCTGGTTCAAAATCTTGTTCGAAGAAGCTCACCTACAACCCCTGCACTCTCACCCTCACCCCCCTATCTCGATTTTTCAGTGCATTTGTTGCTCCAGAACACTTGCTTGCAACGTTATTTCTCTGGGGGGTCAAAGGCGTCGGCGTCACGCCCTAGTCTCTCCATATGGAGGCGCAAGAAAGAGATGGGGAAGGAAGGTCTCATGGTGGCTAAGGAGCTCAAGAGGCTCCGCTCTCAGCCTCTCCGCCTTGACCACTTCATTCGCTCCCATGTCTCCCGCTTGCTCAAGTCCGATCTCCTCGCTGTTCTCGCCGAGTTCCAGAGACAAGACCAGGTCTTTCTCTCTATCAag ATATATGATGTGGTTCGTAAAGAGATTTGGTATAGACCGGACATGTTCTTTTATAGGGACATGCTTATGATGcttgcaagaaacaaaaaggtgGATGAAGCAAAGAAGGTTTGGGGAGATCTGAAGAGAGAGGAAGTTTTATTTGATCAGCATACTTTCGGGGACATCATGAGGGCTTTCCTAGATAGTGGTTTGCCCTTGGAGGCAATGGAGATATATGGTGAAATGAGACAATCACCTGATCCTCCAATCTCATTGCCGTTTAGGGTAATATTGAAGGGCCTCCTCCCGTACCCAGAACTGAGGGAGAAGGTGAAAGATGACTTCTTGGAGCTATTTCCTGATATGATCGTCTATGACCCACCTGAAGACTTATTTGAAGACAAAGAATGGAAAAGAGAGAGTGAAGATGATGACTAA
- the LOC103410568 gene encoding pentatricopeptide repeat-containing protein At1g62350-like isoform X3, with the protein MSASLAAFERPLRPAASNTKCCFLNAFFWREILMPSPESSECNALYRPCNLNVMLRLVQNLVRRSSPTTPALSPSPPYLDFSVHLLLQNTCLQRYFSGGSKASASRPSLSIWRRKKEMGKEGLMVAKELKRLRSQPLRLDHFIRSHVSRLLKSDLLAVLAEFQRQDQVFLSIKIYDVVRKEIWYRPDMFFYRDMLMMLARNKKVDEAKKVWGDLKREEVLFDQHTFGDIMRAFLDSGLPLEAMEIYGEMRQSPDPPISLPFRVILKGLLPYPELREKVKDDFLELFPDMIVYDPPEDLFEDKEWKRESEDDD; encoded by the exons ATGTCCGCTTCTTTAGCTGCTTTTGAGCGCCCCCTTCGACCTGCTGCTTCTAACACG AAATGTTGTTTCTTAAATGCTTTCTTCTGGCGGGAAATTCTGATGCCATCTCCAGAGTCTTCAGAATGTAATGCACTCTATCGACCGTGCAACCTGAATGTAATGTTACGCCTGGTTCAAAATCTTGTTCGAAGAAGCTCACCTACAACCCCTGCACTCTCACCCTCACCCCCCTATCTCGATTTTTCAGTGCATTTGTTGCTCCAGAACACTTGCTTGCAACGTTATTTCTCTGGGGGGTCAAAGGCGTCGGCGTCACGCCCTAGTCTCTCCATATGGAGGCGCAAGAAAGAGATGGGGAAGGAAGGTCTCATGGTGGCTAAGGAGCTCAAGAGGCTCCGCTCTCAGCCTCTCCGCCTTGACCACTTCATTCGCTCCCATGTCTCCCGCTTGCTCAAGTCCGATCTCCTCGCTGTTCTCGCCGAGTTCCAGAGACAAGACCAGGTCTTTCTCTCTATCAag ATATATGATGTGGTTCGTAAAGAGATTTGGTATAGACCGGACATGTTCTTTTATAGGGACATGCTTATGATGcttgcaagaaacaaaaaggtgGATGAAGCAAAGAAGGTTTGGGGAGATCTGAAGAGAGAGGAAGTTTTATTTGATCAGCATACTTTCGGGGACATCATGAGGGCTTTCCTAGATAGTGGTTTGCCCTTGGAGGCAATGGAGATATATGGTGAAATGAGACAATCACCTGATCCTCCAATCTCATTGCCGTTTAGGGTAATATTGAAGGGCCTCCTCCCGTACCCAGAACTGAGGGAGAAGGTGAAAGATGACTTCTTGGAGCTATTTCCTGATATGATCGTCTATGACCCACCTGAAGACTTATTTGAAGACAAAGAATGGAAAAGAGAGAGTGAAGATGATGACTAA
- the LOC103410568 gene encoding pentatricopeptide repeat-containing protein At1g62350-like isoform X5, which translates to MPSPESSECNALYRPCNLNVMLRLVQNLVRRSSPTTPALSPSPPYLDFSVHLLLQNTCLQRYFSGGSKASASRPSLSIWRRKKEMGKEGLMVAKELKRLRSQPLRLDHFIRSHVSRLLKSDLLAVLAEFQRQDQVFLSIKIYDVVRKEIWYRPDMFFYRDMLMMLARNKKVDEAKKVWGDLKREEVLFDQHTFGDIMRAFLDSGLPLEAMEIYGEMRQSPDPPISLPFRVILKGLLPYPELREKVKDDFLELFPDMIVYDPPEDLFEDKEWKRESEDDD; encoded by the exons ATGCCATCTCCAGAGTCTTCAGAATGTAATGCACTCTATCGACCGTGCAACCTGAATGTAATGTTACGCCTGGTTCAAAATCTTGTTCGAAGAAGCTCACCTACAACCCCTGCACTCTCACCCTCACCCCCCTATCTCGATTTTTCAGTGCATTTGTTGCTCCAGAACACTTGCTTGCAACGTTATTTCTCTGGGGGGTCAAAGGCGTCGGCGTCACGCCCTAGTCTCTCCATATGGAGGCGCAAGAAAGAGATGGGGAAGGAAGGTCTCATGGTGGCTAAGGAGCTCAAGAGGCTCCGCTCTCAGCCTCTCCGCCTTGACCACTTCATTCGCTCCCATGTCTCCCGCTTGCTCAAGTCCGATCTCCTCGCTGTTCTCGCCGAGTTCCAGAGACAAGACCAGGTCTTTCTCTCTATCAag ATATATGATGTGGTTCGTAAAGAGATTTGGTATAGACCGGACATGTTCTTTTATAGGGACATGCTTATGATGcttgcaagaaacaaaaaggtgGATGAAGCAAAGAAGGTTTGGGGAGATCTGAAGAGAGAGGAAGTTTTATTTGATCAGCATACTTTCGGGGACATCATGAGGGCTTTCCTAGATAGTGGTTTGCCCTTGGAGGCAATGGAGATATATGGTGAAATGAGACAATCACCTGATCCTCCAATCTCATTGCCGTTTAGGGTAATATTGAAGGGCCTCCTCCCGTACCCAGAACTGAGGGAGAAGGTGAAAGATGACTTCTTGGAGCTATTTCCTGATATGATCGTCTATGACCCACCTGAAGACTTATTTGAAGACAAAGAATGGAAAAGAGAGAGTGAAGATGATGACTAA
- the LOC103410568 gene encoding pentatricopeptide repeat-containing protein At1g62350-like isoform X2: MSASLAAFERPLRPAASNTVFKSGPLFISSKVQKCCFLNAFFWREILMPSPESSECNALYRPCNLNVMLRLVQNLVRRSSPTTPALSPSPPYLDFSVHLLLQNTCLQRYFSGGSKASASRPSLSIWRRKKEMGKEGLMVAKELKRLRSQPLRLDHFIRSHVSRLLKSDLLAVLAEFQRQDQVFLSIKIYDVVRKEIWYRPDMFFYRDMLMMLARNKKVDEAKKVWGDLKREEVLFDQHTFGDIMRAFLDSGLPLEAMEIYGEMRQSPDPPISLPFRVILKGLLPYPELREKVKDDFLELFPDMIVYDPPEDLFEDKEWKRESEDDD; encoded by the exons ATGTCCGCTTCTTTAGCTGCTTTTGAGCGCCCCCTTCGACCTGCTGCTTCTAACACG GTGTTCAAGAGTGGCCCACTTTTCATATCTTCTAAAG TGCAGAAATGTTGTTTCTTAAATGCTTTCTTCTGGCGGGAAATTCTGATGCCATCTCCAGAGTCTTCAGAATGTAATGCACTCTATCGACCGTGCAACCTGAATGTAATGTTACGCCTGGTTCAAAATCTTGTTCGAAGAAGCTCACCTACAACCCCTGCACTCTCACCCTCACCCCCCTATCTCGATTTTTCAGTGCATTTGTTGCTCCAGAACACTTGCTTGCAACGTTATTTCTCTGGGGGGTCAAAGGCGTCGGCGTCACGCCCTAGTCTCTCCATATGGAGGCGCAAGAAAGAGATGGGGAAGGAAGGTCTCATGGTGGCTAAGGAGCTCAAGAGGCTCCGCTCTCAGCCTCTCCGCCTTGACCACTTCATTCGCTCCCATGTCTCCCGCTTGCTCAAGTCCGATCTCCTCGCTGTTCTCGCCGAGTTCCAGAGACAAGACCAGGTCTTTCTCTCTATCAag ATATATGATGTGGTTCGTAAAGAGATTTGGTATAGACCGGACATGTTCTTTTATAGGGACATGCTTATGATGcttgcaagaaacaaaaaggtgGATGAAGCAAAGAAGGTTTGGGGAGATCTGAAGAGAGAGGAAGTTTTATTTGATCAGCATACTTTCGGGGACATCATGAGGGCTTTCCTAGATAGTGGTTTGCCCTTGGAGGCAATGGAGATATATGGTGAAATGAGACAATCACCTGATCCTCCAATCTCATTGCCGTTTAGGGTAATATTGAAGGGCCTCCTCCCGTACCCAGAACTGAGGGAGAAGGTGAAAGATGACTTCTTGGAGCTATTTCCTGATATGATCGTCTATGACCCACCTGAAGACTTATTTGAAGACAAAGAATGGAAAAGAGAGAGTGAAGATGATGACTAA
- the LOC103410568 gene encoding pentatricopeptide repeat-containing protein At1g62350-like isoform X6, translating into MGKEGLMVAKELKRLRSQPLRLDHFIRSHVSRLLKSDLLAVLAEFQRQDQVFLSIKIYDVVRKEIWYRPDMFFYRDMLMMLARNKKVDEAKKVWGDLKREEVLFDQHTFGDIMRAFLDSGLPLEAMEIYGEMRQSPDPPISLPFRVILKGLLPYPELREKVKDDFLELFPDMIVYDPPEDLFEDKEWKRESEDDD; encoded by the exons ATGGGGAAGGAAGGTCTCATGGTGGCTAAGGAGCTCAAGAGGCTCCGCTCTCAGCCTCTCCGCCTTGACCACTTCATTCGCTCCCATGTCTCCCGCTTGCTCAAGTCCGATCTCCTCGCTGTTCTCGCCGAGTTCCAGAGACAAGACCAGGTCTTTCTCTCTATCAag ATATATGATGTGGTTCGTAAAGAGATTTGGTATAGACCGGACATGTTCTTTTATAGGGACATGCTTATGATGcttgcaagaaacaaaaaggtgGATGAAGCAAAGAAGGTTTGGGGAGATCTGAAGAGAGAGGAAGTTTTATTTGATCAGCATACTTTCGGGGACATCATGAGGGCTTTCCTAGATAGTGGTTTGCCCTTGGAGGCAATGGAGATATATGGTGAAATGAGACAATCACCTGATCCTCCAATCTCATTGCCGTTTAGGGTAATATTGAAGGGCCTCCTCCCGTACCCAGAACTGAGGGAGAAGGTGAAAGATGACTTCTTGGAGCTATTTCCTGATATGATCGTCTATGACCCACCTGAAGACTTATTTGAAGACAAAGAATGGAAAAGAGAGAGTGAAGATGATGACTAA